A portion of the Fibrobacter sp. genome contains these proteins:
- a CDS encoding acetyl-CoA carboxylase carboxyltransferase subunit beta — protein sequence MPWFIKTKSEREARKKLADDIWVKCQSCNAHVFKQDFLNNMSVCPKCNWHGKLTAYERIGITFDSGTFKEFNETICPSDPLSFVDGKGPYTEKVDQAKKKTGLNEAVITGTGKICGTSAVIAVMDFRFLGGSLGSATGEKILLAANYACEHRLPYIVFSASGGARMHEGILSLMQMAKTCAGIARMNEKKLPYISVMTDPTTGGVSASYATVGDVNLAEPGALIGFAGRRVIEQTIKQKLPDSFQTAEFLLDHGFVDMVVHRKDLKETLHKILSFYNR from the coding sequence ATGCCCTGGTTTATTAAAACCAAGTCGGAGCGCGAAGCCCGGAAAAAATTGGCAGATGATATCTGGGTCAAATGCCAGTCGTGCAATGCTCATGTTTTCAAGCAGGATTTTCTGAACAATATGAGCGTTTGTCCCAAGTGCAACTGGCATGGAAAACTCACTGCCTACGAGAGAATCGGCATCACCTTTGATTCCGGCACCTTCAAGGAATTCAATGAGACAATCTGCCCATCTGATCCCCTTTCATTTGTTGATGGAAAGGGACCTTATACTGAGAAAGTGGATCAGGCTAAAAAGAAAACTGGATTGAATGAGGCAGTGATAACTGGTACAGGGAAGATATGCGGCACATCGGCTGTAATCGCAGTAATGGATTTTCGCTTTCTGGGTGGGAGCCTTGGCTCTGCAACAGGGGAGAAGATCCTTCTTGCGGCAAATTACGCCTGTGAGCATCGCCTCCCATACATCGTCTTTTCTGCTTCTGGTGGAGCCAGGATGCATGAGGGAATTCTTTCTCTTATGCAGATGGCCAAAACTTGTGCTGGCATAGCACGGATGAATGAAAAGAAGTTGCCCTACATATCCGTGATGACTGATCCTACTACCGGTGGAGTCTCAGCATCTTATGCTACTGTAGGAGATGTAAATCTTGCTGAACCAGGAGCTTTGATTGGTTTCGCAGGAAGACGGGTGATAGAGCAGACAATCAAGCAGAAACTGCCTGATTCGTTCCAGACTGCCGAGTTTTTACTCGATCATGGATTTGTAGACATGGTTGTTCACAGGAAAGATCTCAAAGAGACTCTCCACAAAATCCTTTCTTTTTATAACCGATAA